The genomic region CAAAAACACCAGTTTCCCTTATTGTTTCGAAATTTTTGAATACCTCTCCAATTCCATATAACCCCACTATAACCACAACGAAATCGATACCGGTTTGAAGTTCAGCTACACCAAATGTAAAACGCAATACGCCTGATTGTAGATCTATACCAACGGTCGTTACCATTAGACCAAACAGAAGGGACATAAACCCCTTTATGGGGCTCTCTTGCGAAAGAGAAGCTGTTGCAGCCAGTGCAAACACCATCAACGTAAAGTACTCGGGAGGACCAAAACGTAAGGCAAATCTGGCAACAGGCATTGCCAATACCAGGAAGATAACTGCTGCAATGAGTCCCCCAATAAAAGATGCAATAGCAGAAATTGCCAAAGCTGACTCTGCCTTTCCCTTAAGCGTCATTGGGTATCCATCAAAACAAGAAGCTACTGCAGCACCATCGCCAGGAACGTTTAAAAGTATTGCACTCCTGGAACCACCAAACATTGCTCCATAATATATAGCGGCCATTGTTATCAATGCAGTTTCGGGCCTCATAGTAAACGTAAGAGGAAGCAAGAGCGCCACGCCCGTTGCTGGACCTACTCCAGGCATCATTCCTAGTATTGTTCCCAGGACACATCCTACTGTCATAAATATTATGTTTATAGGCTGAATAACAATCGTTAATCCGTATATTAAATTACTTAATGTTTCCATTTATCCTCAACTCCTATCACGGCAACGATATATATAGTATTTTCTCGAAACAATACCATATTCCTAAAGTTAAACCAATTGTAATTATAATATTTGTTATTAAACCCTTTTTTCCATTAATGATAATTAATAATGCTCCTATAAAGAAAATAGTAGAGGGAATGAAGCCTATCTTGTTGAATATAAAAGCATAAATAAACCCTATAGCCATAGTTCCTAAAACATAAAACCATGGAACTGAAGTTAATATTTTTTCTTCTCGTCTTTTTTTCCTAATACCTGTATATAGAAGAATTGCACTGCATAAAATCATCAAAATTCCCAAAGATATCGGGAAATATATTGGAGCCCAAGGATTTCCTATAAAAGCCTTGGGAAGAGCCAAGCTTTGAACAAAATAGGAAATGCCCAAGGCTAGTCCTGCAATTCCAACAATTACGTCAGACTTCATATAAATACCCCCCTATATGTAAGAGGTAGCCCAAATAATATAGGCTACCTCTTTTTTAGATATTTATTCCCCTTTGTAAAATCCTATCGCTTGCAATACTTCCTTGTACTGCTCGTTTGTATGATCAAGGAACATCCTAAATTGATCGGAGGGCAAAAAGCTCTTATCCCATCCATTTGTTCTACATATTTCGTCCCACAACTGTGTTTTCTCCATTTGAGACAGCTTATCCTCAAGGTACTTAACGGCATATTCCGGCATATCGGGAGGGCCAAACAAACCACGCCAGTTGATAAACTCTGCATCTATTCCGGACTGACGTAAGGTGGGCACATTGGCAAAGGGCCCATCTTTATAAGGTTCAGGTCTTGTTACGGCAAGGACTTTAATATCTCCTGACATCATAGGACCTTGAGTTTCTGCCAACCCGGTACTTAGTAAATCAATATGACCCCCAAGCAACGCCGCTAAATGTTGCCCCTCTTGAAAAGCAATGTACGGGATATCCGCCAAATTGCTTATACCTGCAGCTTTGGCAGCTATAAGAAACTGCACATGATCCATAGATCCAGGAGAAGATAGACCTCCAATTTTAACGCTCTTCGGATCTTTTTTTAAGGCTTCCATTACCTCCGATATCGAATTGTATTTGGAATTTTTCGGAACGGCAAAAGCACCATAGTCACTTATTAGCCTCGCAATTGGGGCAGTATTTTTATATGAAAGTTTTGTTTGCCCTGTCAGATTAATTAACAACAGCGGCGGAGAATATACTGCTACTGTATGCGGGTCACTTTTGCGTTGTTGCAAATATGCGAGGGCTACCCCTCCGCCTCCGCCTGGCTTATTAACCACGGGCATGGGGACAGATACAAGCCCTTCTTCTTGCAACACCCTTGCCACCATCCTTATTGTCGTGTCCCAACCTCCACCAGGACCTGCCGGTGCGATGAACTCAAAAGGCTTGGAAGGATAATTATCCTGAGCTACAGCCATACCTCCAAACAGAAAAAGCAAAACCAAAAAACCCGCTATTAGACCACCTCTTACCTTCATTTTCCTTACCTCCCCTTATATTGAATAATTATTTGGATTGCCTTACATGGCAAACATTTATTTTATAAGGGTATTTCTATATCAAATAAGGGTACATATTGTTGCGCACCATGCATATCAATCTCGCCGACAGATCCTTGCGGACGCATGCGTGGTATCGTAAATTTGAATGCGTTTGCAGCATCGAAAAAAACAAAATTCAATATTTTTTCCGGCTCTATTCCATATAGCTTTGCAACCAACTCACGATTTATTGCGCCGCAGGATTTTACCTTTTCGTAGTCTTCCTTGGTTTTAAATATGACATCAAAGGTAAGCTCAAAAGGGCCAGCATTTTTGCTTCTTATAACTTTCGCTATATCCTTTAGTTTTACCATTTTTTTATCCATAACTACACCTCCATTATATTAACAGGGAAAAGATTTACAGGATCATCAATCTCCATAAGATGATAAACGTTAAATGCACACACTTCTCCTAAGGGAATCTCAAGAGGCGTGAATGGAAGTGCTATGTTACCCGCCGTACCTATGCGTCCTTCATAAGGACAATGCAAAAGTTCCGTCCGAGCACGTGAGCAAATCGCAGTTGCTAGCTCTTGCGTTGATGCTGCAACCTCAAGAATTATGCACAATTCGAGGGGCATAAAATTTTTAATAGGTTCAAGTTCTGCCATAACCCCATTTTTGCCATATACATGGTATATCATTTGATATTGATCCTCGGGTATATCTTTGAAGTAATCCTTAACATCCTCCGTCACTCGAGCCAACACATCATCGATATGATCTATAAAAATAGGGTCTCTTGCACCTGCTATAAATATAGAGCGGAACCCTACCTTCTTTGCTCCTTCAAGTTTTACAGTGTACTTATCCGAAGGATTGAATTTACTGCCAGAAATTTTAACCCTTCTGTCATCAATTTGTTCAAAACTGGTATTAGATAAATCCAAGATACCACCAGGACCAGGTAATAAGTAAGGGTGAGATTTTTCGTATAATGTATGCGCTGCTACCGACCATGTGGTACAACGTTCATCGAGGCTTCCAGGCTCAAGAATAAAGTGATCATCCCTTATGGTACCGAACATCACTTTTCCTGCGGGTTCTGCACAGAGAGCCCCGCACTCCATTATCTTACCCATATGCCAGGCAAGTCCTGGATCAAAACCCTCCTTTATTGGTAGCGCCGCTATGGTAACAGGATCATAAGACCTTCCGGCTATTACAATATCTATATCATTCTCTTTTAAGACCTTAACAATTGGCTCGACGCCCATTTGAGCAACTATGGTAGTGGCTAAATCCACTTCTTTTTCAGATAGATGTTCGACAGGTCCACAGGGTGCTATCTGCCCTTTTTTCAACTTTTCTTTAATTATGGACTTATCAATCTCGCTATATATTGTTGCAATCTTAAAATGATATCCCTTCTCTCTAGATATTTTTTTTATAATATTTATAAAAGTGTCGACTTGAGCGTTGGTCCCAGCCCCACCTGCAGAACTAATTAATAGGGGGATCTTTTTCTCTGCGATAGCTTCTAGTAATAACGATATATCTTTCGTGTAAGCCTCTTTGGAACATGTCATAACACCCATAGCCAGTTTATGTGGACCACTATCAGTAGAACCAGAATCGACAGCTATTACGTGAGGGTCCATTGATAATGCTCGTTTGAACCACTTAATTGGAAAACCATAACCCAACATTCCGTTTGGCGTAAGAATGCGAAGCTCTTTCACTGTCACTTCACCACCTATTTATTGATTTCTGATTTATCGCAAAGACCTTCTTCTCTTAAAAATGCCTCTAGGGCACCTGTTAAGTGTTTTTTGACTGCCATTTCGGCACGTATTGGATCACGTTCAATAACCGCTTGTAATATTTCTTCATGGTCATTGAGAGCAACTATTTGCCTTTCTCGCTTTGCCATGGATATAGTTCTAAATTGTTCCAAATATTCCATATAAACTCTGACAAGTTTAATTAATCTGGGCATCCTACAAGATCTGACCAATATATCGTTAAACTCCTGACAAACAGAGAATAATTTATCAGCTTGCGATGATTCAGTATAATTTCTCATTAGATCTACTAACTGTTTTAATCGATTAATTTCGGCAGGGGCAATTTTCTCTACTGCTTTAGAAACGGCTAGAGATTCGAGTGAGATTCGAATAGCGTAAATTTCCTCCACATCTTCTTTGGTTATTCCTTTTACAAACAAACCCTTCCGCGGCACTCTTTTTAAAAGTCCTTCTGCTTCAAGAACTCGCAATGCCTCGCGAACCGGAGTACGACTCACATTAAGCATTTGAGCAAGATCCGACTCTACTATACGATCACCAGACACTAGGGTTCTGTTTAAAATTGCCTCTCTGAGACGCTCAAGCACTAGATCTCTAGCAGGTCTGAAGTCATCATAAGGTATGGGTTCAATCAATTTTTGTTCGCTCATCATACTCTGCCTCCGTATGAAATCAATTACATCATTTTTGGATACTCGCATCCTGAATACAAGGATACAATTTATATGCTATTTGTCAAGTATCTATTTTGATACTCGAATAATTTCTTATAAGTGTTAAAATAAATTTAATTCATTTTATCTGATAAGCGAGGTGGCAATCTTGAAGAGCTTAGGAGAGATGCTTATAAGAAAGGAACCTTTCAGCGAGATTGTCATGGGAGATACTGCAATTGTAAGGGCTATGATAGAGGCAGGGGTAAGGGTTGCAACGTCCTATCCGGGTTCTCCCACTCCTGAAATCGCCGAGGCAATAGCCTCCATACCCTTTGATCAGCGCCCTTTCTACTTCGAATTTTCGACGAACGAAAAGGTAGCGCTTGAGGTAGCCTTCGGAGCCAGTATAAACGGTCATTTATCATGTCCATTCTTTAAGAGTGTGGGCCTAAACGTCGCAGCCGACTCCTTCGTTCAGCTTTCCATGATGGATCTTTTGGGCGGCATGGTGATAGTGCTGGGAGATGACCCCGGAGCCAACTCTTCTCAAAACGAGCAGGACAACAGACATCTTGCTCGCCTGGCTTATGTCCCCGTCTTTGAGCCCGCCACCCCAAAGGAAGCATATGAAATGTTCTTGGAGGCAGCCGATCTGGCTAAGAAACACCACATGCCGATTATCGTAAGGCTTACTACTCACGTCTGCCACGCAAAGGAAAAAGTTGGTTTTGGCCACTGGGAGCCCCGGCCTTTGGACAAAACGTCACGTTTCGATCCTAAAACTAGCTGTTATATTCCCCTGACCGCGGCGACTGTATACCCCATGAAGCGAAGAGCTCTCCAAAACATAGATGCCGTCAAAAAATATGCCGAAGACTCGCCCTTCAACACTACCGTAGATAACAGCAATAAAGAAAGGGGTATTATAACGATAGGCCTGCCCTTTTTATCGCTAATGGACACACTTCAGTTTGCCGATAGCAAACCAGATGTTTTAAAACTTGGCATAGTATATCCTCTGCCGGAAAAAACCATTGTCGATTTCATGTCCTCCCATGAGGAAGTAAAAATACTTGAAGAACTGGATAATTTCATAGAACTTGAGATCAAAAGCCTTGCCTTCGATCATGGACTGAAGACGAAAATTTTAGGCAAAAAGGACGCAGAAGATTGGATCGGTGAATATGTACCCGAAAAGGTCTATCAGGTAATGAAAAAAACATGGAATGACCTGCTTCCGGAGACGGACTTTTCTCCCAAAGGCGTTTTGCCTTCGCCGAGGCCTCCTCAGCTTTGCCCCGGATGCGGACACAGATCCGCCTTTTACGCGGTAAAACGGGCTTTAAAGGGCACCGACATAACTGTTGCCGACATAGGTTGTCACACTTTGGGTTACCTTGAGCCTCACGAAATGGGGCAAGTCCTCTTGTGTATGGGACATTCTACGGGCACGGGATCGGGCCTTTCTTTGTTCAACGACGAACGGAAGGTAGTGGCTTTTATAGGCGACTCAACCCTTTTTCATGCCGGATTACCAGGCATTATCAACGCAGTCTTCAACCGCCACAATCTGACGCTCGTAATAATGGAAAACGGCACGACGGCAATGACGGGTCATCAGGATCATCCCGGATCGGGAAAGAACTTCAACGGCCCAACAGACGCAATATCTATAAAGAAAATGCTTGAAGGACTTGGCGTCAACTCCGTCAGAGTTGTCAATGCTTACTCGCAGGAAAAACTCACCGAAGCCATCAAGGAAGCAGTTAACGAAGAGGGCTTTTCCGTCGTCATAGCTACCCATCCTTGCATGCTTAAATTTACCAGAGAACAACGCAGGAAGGGCAAAGGTGTGGAAAGACAGGTATCGGTTGACAAGGAAAAATGCGAACACATATATGAGTGCCTTAAGGTCTTTGCCTGCCCTACTTTTCAGCTCATGGACGACGGATCCGTAATAACTTCCAAAGAGCTGTGTATAGGAGACGGCTCTTGTATTCAAACCTGCCCTGTCTGGGCAATAGGTTATCAGGATAAATAAGGCTTCCCGAAGGAACGGAGGGGTTAAGATGAAGCTAGATATTTTCGTGATCGGCGTTGGCGGCCAGGGAATAGGATTGCTTAGCGAAACCATTATACGCGCCGCAGATCATGCTGGCCTGACCGTAAAAGGAGTCGACACTCACGGATTAGCCCAACGCGGCGGAATGGTAACTTCTCACATTAGAATAGGAGAGGATGCATTTTCTCCTTTGATAATGCCGGGGCTAGCCGATATGGTCTTGGCCCTTGAAATTCACGAAGCCTTAAGAGGGCTGAACACATATCTCAGAGATAAAGGTACCTTAGTTTATTACAGCGTATCACTGCAACCTCTGAACGTACGGCTTGGCAAAGAAAAATCCGTTACTATTGACGATATAAGCAGGGAATGCAAGATGCGATCTGTCAAAGAATACGCCGTTTCAAGGGAAGTGCCCGACCCTCGAATGCAAAACATAGCTATACTCGGAACCTTGGCAAGGGAAAGGCTGATAGATTCGGTCGAACCAAGACACTACGAAATGGCCTTAGAGGACCTGTTGTCCGGGAAGGTTCTCGAATTGAACTTAA from Acetomicrobium thermoterrenum DSM 13490 harbors:
- a CDS encoding DUF4387 domain-containing protein; this translates as MDKKMVKLKDIAKVIRSKNAGPFELTFDVIFKTKEDYEKVKSCGAINRELVAKLYGIEPEKILNFVFFDAANAFKFTIPRMRPQGSVGEIDMHGAQQYVPLFDIEIPL
- a CDS encoding tripartite tricarboxylate transporter TctB family protein; translated protein: MKSDVIVGIAGLALGISYFVQSLALPKAFIGNPWAPIYFPISLGILMILCSAILLYTGIRKKRREEKILTSVPWFYVLGTMAIGFIYAFIFNKIGFIPSTIFFIGALLIIINGKKGLITNIIITIGLTLGIWYCFEKILYISLP
- a CDS encoding thiamine pyrophosphate-dependent enzyme; its protein translation is MKSLGEMLIRKEPFSEIVMGDTAIVRAMIEAGVRVATSYPGSPTPEIAEAIASIPFDQRPFYFEFSTNEKVALEVAFGASINGHLSCPFFKSVGLNVAADSFVQLSMMDLLGGMVIVLGDDPGANSSQNEQDNRHLARLAYVPVFEPATPKEAYEMFLEAADLAKKHHMPIIVRLTTHVCHAKEKVGFGHWEPRPLDKTSRFDPKTSCYIPLTAATVYPMKRRALQNIDAVKKYAEDSPFNTTVDNSNKERGIITIGLPFLSLMDTLQFADSKPDVLKLGIVYPLPEKTIVDFMSSHEEVKILEELDNFIELEIKSLAFDHGLKTKILGKKDAEDWIGEYVPEKVYQVMKKTWNDLLPETDFSPKGVLPSPRPPQLCPGCGHRSAFYAVKRALKGTDITVADIGCHTLGYLEPHEMGQVLLCMGHSTGTGSGLSLFNDERKVVAFIGDSTLFHAGLPGIINAVFNRHNLTLVIMENGTTAMTGHQDHPGSGKNFNGPTDAISIKKMLEGLGVNSVRVVNAYSQEKLTEAIKEAVNEEGFSVVIATHPCMLKFTREQRRKGKGVERQVSVDKEKCEHIYECLKVFACPTFQLMDDGSVITSKELCIGDGSCIQTCPVWAIGYQDK
- a CDS encoding GntR family transcriptional regulator, producing MSEQKLIEPIPYDDFRPARDLVLERLREAILNRTLVSGDRIVESDLAQMLNVSRTPVREALRVLEAEGLLKRVPRKGLFVKGITKEDVEEIYAIRISLESLAVSKAVEKIAPAEINRLKQLVDLMRNYTESSQADKLFSVCQEFNDILVRSCRMPRLIKLVRVYMEYLEQFRTISMAKRERQIVALNDHEEILQAVIERDPIRAEMAVKKHLTGALEAFLREEGLCDKSEINK
- a CDS encoding 2-oxoacid:acceptor oxidoreductase family protein, whose amino-acid sequence is MKLDIFVIGVGGQGIGLLSETIIRAADHAGLTVKGVDTHGLAQRGGMVTSHIRIGEDAFSPLIMPGLADMVLALEIHEALRGLNTYLRDKGTLVYYSVSLQPLNVRLGKEKSVTIDDISRECKMRSVKEYAVSREVPDPRMQNIAILGTLARERLIDSVEPRHYEMALEDLLSGKVLELNLNLFRSILAD
- a CDS encoding acyclic terpene utilization AtuA family protein: MKELRILTPNGMLGYGFPIKWFKRALSMDPHVIAVDSGSTDSGPHKLAMGVMTCSKEAYTKDISLLLEAIAEKKIPLLISSAGGAGTNAQVDTFINIIKKISREKGYHFKIATIYSEIDKSIIKEKLKKGQIAPCGPVEHLSEKEVDLATTIVAQMGVEPIVKVLKENDIDIVIAGRSYDPVTIAALPIKEGFDPGLAWHMGKIMECGALCAEPAGKVMFGTIRDDHFILEPGSLDERCTTWSVAAHTLYEKSHPYLLPGPGGILDLSNTSFEQIDDRRVKISGSKFNPSDKYTVKLEGAKKVGFRSIFIAGARDPIFIDHIDDVLARVTEDVKDYFKDIPEDQYQMIYHVYGKNGVMAELEPIKNFMPLELCIILEVAASTQELATAICSRARTELLHCPYEGRIGTAGNIALPFTPLEIPLGEVCAFNVYHLMEIDDPVNLFPVNIMEV
- a CDS encoding Bug family tripartite tricarboxylate transporter substrate binding protein produces the protein MKVRGGLIAGFLVLLFLFGGMAVAQDNYPSKPFEFIAPAGPGGGWDTTIRMVARVLQEEGLVSVPMPVVNKPGGGGGVALAYLQQRKSDPHTVAVYSPPLLLINLTGQTKLSYKNTAPIARLISDYGAFAVPKNSKYNSISEVMEALKKDPKSVKIGGLSSPGSMDHVQFLIAAKAAGISNLADIPYIAFQEGQHLAALLGGHIDLLSTGLAETQGPMMSGDIKVLAVTRPEPYKDGPFANVPTLRQSGIDAEFINWRGLFGPPDMPEYAVKYLEDKLSQMEKTQLWDEICRTNGWDKSFLPSDQFRMFLDHTNEQYKEVLQAIGFYKGE